A window of the Coprobacter fastidiosus genome harbors these coding sequences:
- a CDS encoding glycosyltransferase family 2 protein translates to MVKLSIIIPVYNGEEYIDRCLQSCLRQDIPADSYEIVVVDDGSTDSSNVILSRYAMEHANVVVLTQSNKKQGAARNYGLSKAQGEYIWFVDSDDWIEANCLGRLLALCDDNGIEVLAIDRINTDGKSFQEKLRNTPADKIFSGLDFFKVLNNNLAICLYLWRRELLLRHKLRFVEGVVHEDTEFIPRALFYAKSVLYSRQPVYYVYCRPGSTTRKASLQRCLDLITVAERLIIFCKEHNEVASYINRMVGDCICTAVRLSDSLSVRERKVFYARISAYKVSFCNVLYHRGGCKNRIEGFLFYINPRLYNRIDRWVGRVKKR, encoded by the coding sequence ATGGTGAAGTTATCGATAATTATACCGGTATATAATGGTGAGGAGTATATAGATCGTTGCTTGCAAAGTTGTTTGCGACAAGATATACCTGCCGATAGCTATGAAATTGTCGTTGTAGATGACGGTTCGACCGATAGCAGTAATGTCATCTTATCACGTTATGCGATGGAGCATGCCAACGTTGTCGTATTGACTCAGAGTAATAAAAAACAGGGGGCGGCCCGTAATTACGGATTGAGCAAGGCTCAGGGTGAATATATTTGGTTTGTGGATAGTGACGATTGGATAGAAGCCAATTGTTTGGGACGTCTGCTGGCATTGTGCGATGATAATGGTATCGAAGTATTGGCGATAGATCGTATAAATACCGATGGAAAGAGCTTTCAAGAAAAGTTAAGAAATACACCTGCCGATAAAATTTTTTCCGGACTCGATTTCTTCAAAGTATTGAATAATAATTTGGCCATTTGCCTCTATCTGTGGCGACGTGAATTATTGTTACGGCATAAGCTGCGTTTTGTAGAAGGGGTTGTTCATGAGGATACTGAATTTATTCCTCGTGCGCTCTTTTATGCTAAATCGGTTTTATATAGTCGCCAGCCTGTTTATTATGTATATTGCCGTCCGGGCTCGACGACTCGAAAAGCGTCTTTACAACGTTGCCTTGATTTGATAACGGTAGCTGAACGTCTGATCATTTTCTGTAAAGAGCATAATGAGGTTGCATCATATATAAATCGTATGGTAGGAGACTGTATATGTACGGCAGTGCGGTTGAGTGATAGCCTGTCTGTGAGAGAACGAAAGGTATTTTATGCACGTATATCGGCTTATAAAGTATCATTTTGTAATGTATTGTATCATCGCGGAGGATGTAAGAATAGGATAGAAGGTTTTCTTTTTTATATAAATCCGAGGCTATACAACCGGATTGACCGGTGGGTGGGTCGAGTAAAAAAACGATAA
- a CDS encoding glycosyltransferase: MKILLLGEASNLHWTLSEGLRSLGHKVTVISNGSVWMNNNRDINLKRKSYSFPDTLRYAGSLIYHLKDLTGYDIVQINHPCFLDFKASTCYRIFRFLKKHNKKIFLGAFGTDHYWVKHCLDKKTFRYSDFYIGDSFNTYIPGNEKTIQEWMTGEKAEINKKMAEEANGISCCLYEYYISYYSEFKEKAKYLPLPINLQEHPLRNIPKYPEQVQFFIGIQKDRNELKGTDRMLNVLQKLERDYPDTVKIAKAVSVPYQEYKQMMYGSDILLDQLYSYTPGMNGLIAMAKGMVVIGGGEPEMYDLMGEQENRPIINVLPDEQDIYQKAESLIMHRESLEQLSLNSRHFVEKHHDHIKVAGEYLHFWESR, from the coding sequence ATGAAAATACTGCTATTAGGAGAAGCCAGTAATCTGCATTGGACTTTGTCTGAGGGTCTCCGATCTCTCGGACATAAAGTTACTGTCATATCTAACGGCAGCGTATGGATGAACAACAATCGTGACATCAATCTAAAACGTAAAAGTTATAGCTTTCCCGACACTCTACGCTATGCAGGATCGCTTATATACCATTTAAAAGACCTGACAGGATATGATATCGTACAAATCAATCATCCCTGCTTTCTCGATTTCAAAGCAAGCACTTGTTACAGAATATTCAGATTCCTCAAAAAGCACAATAAAAAGATCTTTTTAGGAGCTTTCGGAACAGATCACTATTGGGTAAAACATTGTCTCGACAAAAAGACATTCAGATACTCGGACTTTTACATAGGGGATAGTTTCAACACGTATATTCCTGGTAATGAAAAAACCATTCAGGAATGGATGACTGGTGAAAAAGCCGAAATAAATAAAAAAATGGCAGAAGAAGCAAACGGGATATCATGCTGCCTATATGAATATTATATTTCTTATTATTCCGAATTTAAAGAAAAAGCAAAATACTTGCCCTTACCGATAAATCTGCAAGAACACCCGCTACGCAACATTCCGAAATACCCCGAACAGGTACAATTTTTTATCGGAATACAAAAAGACCGCAATGAATTAAAAGGGACAGACCGAATGCTCAATGTTCTGCAAAAACTGGAAAGAGATTATCCTGATACAGTAAAAATAGCCAAAGCCGTCTCTGTTCCTTATCAAGAATATAAGCAAATGATGTACGGATCGGACATTCTGCTCGATCAATTATATTCATATACTCCGGGGATGAACGGATTGATCGCCATGGCGAAAGGTATGGTCGTTATCGGAGGAGGAGAACCGGAAATGTACGACCTTATGGGAGAACAAGAAAACAGACCTATTATCAATGTTTTACCGGACGAACAGGATATTTACCAAAAAGCCGAATCATTGATAATGCATCGGGAATCGTTAGAACAACTATCTTTAAACAGTCGTCATTTCGTAGAAAAACATCATGATCATATCAAAGTAGCCGGAGAATACCTTCATTTCTGGGAATCCCGATAA
- a CDS encoding O-antigen translocase, protein MSEKGSVSTYRRIVKSTGLFGGVQVIGIICSFVKVKFIAIWLGAEGVGIINLYNAALEMIAAVTGLGLRQSTVRDVSKAVSQKNEHRLSEVVTVVRRWSWFVGLAGAVIVLSFAPLLSRLTFDNDQHIWGFVWLSCALLFNALSSGEQAVLQGLGRIKVLAKSSVWGAVTALLLSLPMYYFWRIEGIVPSLILVALTSLIFTWIYSRRVPVRAAKLSAGETWNIGKPMAMLGIYMTISGFITTLLNYLFIAWLNSHSSMADVGYYTSGYTLITRYVGLVFTAMGTEYYPRLAAIADDRKLVGEQVSRQAEASLIILLPVVCLFLVCQSWIIRILYTTDFLRIGDYISWAIIGVLFKAVSWTMGFVVLAKGAGKLFMITEFFSDTVSFVLNITAYMVWGLEGIGIAYLMNFFLYGTGMWLLCRRYYRLRFEHSFYRVLITVLSICLPAFAFCRFGQTGWYMLAAWLFTGISVIYSITMLKKRLGWKMLNKSDENDDK, encoded by the coding sequence ATGTCAGAAAAAGGCTCTGTCTCAACATATCGACGTATTGTAAAATCTACCGGGTTATTCGGTGGAGTGCAGGTTATCGGCATTATTTGTTCCTTTGTAAAGGTAAAGTTTATTGCAATATGGCTTGGGGCGGAAGGAGTCGGTATCATAAATTTATACAATGCGGCGCTTGAGATGATTGCTGCCGTTACCGGATTGGGCTTGCGTCAAAGTACGGTACGGGATGTATCGAAAGCCGTATCGCAGAAAAACGAGCATCGGCTGTCAGAAGTGGTAACTGTCGTTCGGCGTTGGTCGTGGTTTGTGGGTTTGGCCGGGGCAGTGATCGTTTTGTCGTTTGCGCCCTTATTGAGCCGCTTGACATTCGACAACGATCAGCATATTTGGGGGTTCGTTTGGCTTTCATGCGCTTTGCTTTTCAATGCCCTGTCTTCGGGAGAGCAGGCTGTCTTGCAGGGATTGGGACGGATAAAGGTTCTTGCCAAGAGTAGTGTTTGGGGAGCTGTTACCGCATTATTGCTATCACTGCCGATGTATTATTTTTGGCGCATAGAGGGTATTGTGCCTTCTTTGATTCTTGTTGCTTTGACAAGTTTGATTTTTACTTGGATTTATAGTCGGAGAGTCCCGGTACGAGCAGCCAAATTATCGGCTGGAGAAACGTGGAATATAGGAAAACCTATGGCTATGCTCGGCATCTATATGACGATAAGCGGCTTTATAACGACGTTATTGAATTATCTTTTTATAGCTTGGCTTAACTCCCATTCTAGTATGGCGGATGTCGGGTACTATACTTCAGGATATACTTTGATAACTCGTTATGTAGGGTTGGTCTTTACGGCTATGGGAACAGAATATTATCCTCGTCTGGCTGCAATAGCCGATGACCGGAAACTGGTCGGAGAACAGGTTTCGAGGCAGGCAGAAGCCTCATTGATTATTTTGCTGCCTGTCGTCTGCTTGTTTCTTGTTTGCCAGTCTTGGATTATCAGGATTCTTTATACAACAGATTTTTTGCGGATAGGGGATTATATATCTTGGGCGATTATAGGAGTTTTGTTTAAAGCGGTTTCCTGGACTATGGGGTTTGTGGTGTTAGCAAAAGGTGCTGGAAAATTATTTATGATTACGGAATTTTTTTCTGATACGGTATCTTTTGTTCTGAATATAACGGCATATATGGTTTGGGGACTTGAGGGAATAGGCATCGCTTATTTGATGAATTTCTTTCTTTACGGAACAGGTATGTGGCTCTTGTGCCGGCGATATTATAGATTGAGATTCGAGCATTCGTTTTATCGAGTGTTGATAACGGTACTTTCGATTTGTCTGCCTGCATTTGCGTTCTGCCGGTTCGGTCAAACCGGCTGGTATATGTTGGCAGCGTGGTTGTTTACAGGTATATCTGTGATTTATTCAATAACGATGCTGAAAAAAAGGCTCGGTTGGAAAATGTTGAATAAATCGGACGAAAATGATGATAAATAG
- a CDS encoding glycosyltransferase family 2 protein — translation MLEISIIIPVYNAESYIERCLQSIISSSVPEGSYEIIAVDDSSSDRSLELLQKMEGQIPQLHVYHRRKAGPGGARNLGMNYAKGRYIMFVDADDYINTASFSHLLSLLISQYDQDIVGFDYLKVDLEGNEKPYSNQLLPYCREMSGAEYMNMQQPLGILWGYFFNRRFVLKNNLKFQEKIAHSDEDFVSRAFCVAETVTFLPVLLYYYCYNSESVINKQGKEYEEKRFYDNMKVIDGLCIYRQELSDSFVGSGLDRKIDYLVISVIRLLVRKRMDDEFIKMCLSFFTEINLYPLPYRRYDWKYSFFRVLTYTPKRILWWKRYIDTPVIGKIAEKIF, via the coding sequence ATGCTTGAGATCAGTATTATTATCCCCGTATATAATGCGGAATCCTATATAGAGAGATGTTTGCAAAGTATTATATCTTCTTCTGTCCCAGAAGGTAGTTATGAGATTATAGCGGTAGACGACAGTTCTTCGGATCGTAGTCTGGAATTGTTGCAGAAGATGGAAGGACAAATACCGCAGTTGCATGTTTACCACCGGCGAAAAGCCGGACCGGGAGGAGCACGGAATTTGGGGATGAATTATGCCAAAGGTCGCTATATCATGTTTGTCGATGCTGATGATTATATCAATACGGCATCTTTTTCTCATTTGCTGTCTTTACTGATTTCTCAATATGATCAAGATATTGTCGGGTTCGATTATTTAAAAGTCGATTTGGAAGGAAATGAAAAACCGTATAGCAATCAATTGTTGCCCTATTGCAGGGAGATGTCCGGTGCAGAATATATGAATATGCAGCAACCGTTGGGGATTCTTTGGGGATATTTTTTTAATCGAAGATTTGTGCTTAAAAATAACTTGAAATTTCAGGAAAAAATAGCACATTCGGATGAGGATTTTGTATCACGGGCATTTTGTGTTGCCGAGACGGTTACGTTTTTGCCGGTGTTGCTTTATTATTACTGTTATAATAGTGAGTCTGTAATCAATAAACAGGGAAAAGAATATGAAGAAAAACGCTTTTATGATAATATGAAGGTGATTGACGGATTATGTATATATCGTCAGGAATTGTCTGATTCTTTTGTCGGGAGCGGATTAGATAGAAAAATAGATTATCTGGTAATAAGCGTGATCAGATTGTTAGTCAGAAAACGTATGGATGATGAGTTTATCAAAATGTGCTTGAGTTTTTTTACAGAAATAAATCTTTATCCTTTGCCTTATCGCAGATATGACTGGAAATATTCTTTTTTCAGGGTTCTTACATATACTCCGAAACGAATTTTATGGTGGAAAAGGTATATTGACACACCGGTTATCGGAAAAATAGCGGAGAAAATCTTTTAA
- a CDS encoding glycosyltransferase has protein sequence MVLHVLVCTLDEGITRVPHLLKPEREDVRYVVSFQYSDEKFLSLIPDALRREDVRIVTLPGRGLCRNRNHVMTFVNDGIALIADDDLFYFEDTFDTILDTFRTHEEIDLAFFKTKTPDGEPEYREYPSIERAYTRWKGYAPCSREIAFRVEAVKQKGIWFDERFGLGSARLSGGEELMFVDACLKQGLQARFFPKYIVLHPCMSNGDSSAFTLRAAMTMGALCHHFKGWLAFPAMVKFTWQAFRKGEKRPVSPFKYYIWLVKGILYERATR, from the coding sequence ATGGTATTACATGTTCTGGTTTGTACCTTAGATGAAGGAATAACACGAGTGCCACATTTGTTAAAACCTGAGCGGGAAGATGTACGTTATGTCGTTTCTTTTCAATATAGTGACGAGAAATTTCTCTCGCTTATTCCTGATGCGTTGAGACGGGAAGATGTGCGGATAGTTACTTTACCGGGTAGGGGATTGTGCCGAAACCGTAATCATGTAATGACATTTGTCAATGACGGAATAGCGCTTATTGCCGATGATGACCTTTTTTATTTTGAAGATACGTTCGATACGATTTTAGATACTTTTCGCACTCATGAAGAGATAGACCTTGCATTTTTTAAAACAAAGACTCCTGATGGAGAACCGGAGTATAGAGAGTACCCTTCGATAGAGAGAGCTTATACTCGATGGAAAGGATATGCTCCTTGTTCCAGAGAGATAGCTTTTAGAGTAGAAGCCGTGAAGCAAAAAGGAATATGGTTTGACGAACGGTTCGGGTTGGGAAGTGCCCGGTTATCCGGAGGAGAAGAACTCATGTTTGTTGATGCCTGTTTGAAACAAGGGTTGCAAGCTCGTTTTTTCCCTAAATATATTGTTCTTCATCCATGTATGTCTAACGGCGATAGTAGTGCTTTTACTTTGCGTGCGGCAATGACGATGGGTGCGTTGTGCCACCATTTTAAGGGCTGGTTGGCTTTTCCGGCAATGGTGAAATTTACTTGGCAGGCTTTCAGAAAAGGAGAAAAACGACCGGTATCGCCTTTCAAATACTATATTTGGCTTGTTAAGGGTATTTTATATGAACGTGCGACGAGATAG